In Nocardia asteroides, the following proteins share a genomic window:
- a CDS encoding 3-oxoacyl-ACP synthase III family protein, whose protein sequence is MVRSTIEAVGAYLPDREVTTAELMSRLAIDAPLDLEKVSGVAARRVRGPGEDSFGIALAAARSALANSRYEATDLDVIISCSITRTRGDDFCLEPSFALMLRTELGATRAIHFDVSNACAGMLTGVLVLDRMIRSGAVRRGLVVSGECITPIADTAVREISQKYDPQFASLTVGDAGAAVLLDSTDGPGLDYVELNTSAAFAKLCLGMPSDQGPGVALYTDNRAMHNESRYLLWTSRQREFLAARGSSFAAEDYDYLIHHQFSGPAVELIDKIAEREFDAVMPPKLAVLDRYGNTASTSHFVVLHDALRQGLIAPGSKVLLVPAASGVVAGFLSVTIGDLRV, encoded by the coding sequence ATGGTGAGATCCACAATCGAAGCCGTCGGCGCCTATCTGCCCGACCGCGAGGTCACAACAGCGGAATTGATGAGCCGGCTGGCCATCGACGCGCCACTGGATCTGGAGAAGGTCAGTGGCGTCGCGGCCCGGCGCGTGCGCGGGCCGGGAGAAGACTCCTTCGGCATCGCGCTGGCGGCGGCACGCAGTGCGCTGGCCAACTCACGGTACGAGGCCACCGATCTCGACGTGATCATCTCCTGCTCGATCACCCGCACCCGCGGCGACGACTTCTGCCTCGAACCCTCCTTCGCGCTCATGCTCCGCACCGAGCTGGGCGCGACCCGCGCGATCCACTTCGACGTGTCCAACGCGTGCGCGGGCATGCTCACCGGAGTGCTGGTGCTGGACAGGATGATCCGCTCCGGCGCGGTCCGGCGCGGCCTGGTGGTCTCGGGCGAGTGCATCACCCCGATCGCCGATACCGCGGTGCGCGAGATCTCGCAGAAATACGATCCGCAGTTCGCCTCGCTGACCGTCGGCGACGCCGGGGCGGCGGTACTGCTCGACAGCACCGACGGCCCCGGCCTGGACTACGTGGAACTCAACACCAGTGCCGCGTTCGCGAAGCTGTGCCTCGGCATGCCCAGCGATCAGGGGCCCGGTGTCGCGCTCTACACCGACAACCGCGCGATGCACAACGAGTCCCGGTACCTGCTGTGGACCTCGCGGCAGCGGGAGTTCCTGGCTGCGCGCGGTTCCAGCTTCGCCGCCGAGGACTACGACTACCTGATCCATCACCAATTCAGCGGTCCCGCCGTGGAATTGATCGACAAGATCGCCGAGCGCGAGTTCGACGCGGTGATGCCGCCCAAGCTGGCTGTGCTCGACCGGTACGGGAACACCGCTTCCACTTCACATTTCGTGGTGTTGCACGACGCACTGCGGCAGGGACTGATCGCGCCGGGGTCGAAAGTGCTGCTGGTGCCGGCCGCTTCCGGGGTGGTCGCCGGATTCCTGTCGGTGACAATCGGCGATCTGCGGGTATAG
- a CDS encoding NAD-dependent epimerase/dehydratase family protein, producing the protein MTVLVTGASGFVGGAVVRALAGAGTTVRAMVRDPATAPAGVEVAVAELGDTAALARAVTGVRAVVHAAALLGEFGRPAEFFAVNVAGTDRLMQEAAAAGARRFVFLGSPSALMAPDGGDQLGIDETVPYPDRFLNSYCQTKAVAEQLVLAADTPAFTTCSLRPRAVWGPGDRHGPIVQILAKLRAGRLPDLSGGREVLASLCYIDHLTHAVQLALTAENVGGRAYFVADAEPVQVWPTMAAVAERFGLAAPRVTVPAPVLGGALAAIETVWRIPAVAQRWTPPLSRYAVALVTRSATYDLSRAERELGYRPTVPFAEGLDRFHDWVTEIGGLDRLVAQL; encoded by the coding sequence ATGACTGTCCTGGTGACGGGGGCGAGCGGATTCGTCGGCGGCGCGGTCGTGCGCGCCCTGGCCGGCGCCGGAACGACGGTCAGGGCGATGGTGCGGGATCCGGCGACCGCCCCGGCGGGTGTCGAAGTGGCGGTCGCCGAGCTGGGCGACACCGCCGCGCTGGCCCGCGCCGTCACCGGTGTGCGGGCGGTGGTGCACGCCGCGGCGCTGCTCGGGGAGTTCGGCAGGCCCGCGGAGTTCTTCGCGGTGAACGTGGCGGGCACCGACCGGCTCATGCAGGAGGCCGCGGCGGCCGGTGCGCGGCGGTTCGTGTTCCTCGGCAGTCCCAGCGCGCTCATGGCGCCCGACGGCGGTGATCAGCTCGGCATCGACGAGACGGTGCCGTATCCGGACCGCTTCCTGAACAGCTACTGCCAGACCAAGGCGGTCGCCGAACAGCTGGTGCTCGCCGCCGACACGCCCGCGTTCACCACCTGCTCGCTGCGGCCGCGCGCGGTGTGGGGCCCCGGCGATCGGCACGGGCCGATCGTGCAGATCCTGGCGAAGTTGCGCGCGGGCCGGCTGCCCGACCTGTCCGGCGGGCGCGAGGTGCTGGCCTCGCTGTGCTACATCGACCATCTCACGCACGCGGTGCAACTGGCGCTGACGGCCGAGAATGTCGGTGGGCGAGCCTATTTCGTGGCCGACGCGGAGCCGGTACAGGTATGGCCGACGATGGCGGCGGTGGCCGAGCGGTTCGGGCTGGCCGCACCGCGCGTCACCGTGCCCGCTCCTGTGCTGGGCGGCGCGCTGGCGGCGATCGAGACGGTGTGGCGGATCCCGGCGGTCGCGCAGCGCTGGACGCCGCCGCTGTCGCGCTACGCCGTCGCCCTGGTCACCCGATCGGCGACCTACGATCTGTCGCGCGCCGAACGCGAACTCGGCTACCGGCCGACGGTCCCGTTCGCCGAGGGACTGGACCGTTTCCACGACTGGGTCACCGAGATCGGCGGCCTGGACCGGCTGGTGGCGCAGCTGTGA
- a CDS encoding beta-ketoacyl-[acyl-carrier-protein] synthase family protein has translation MGIIISSAVTQTGGVSSVGQAATAARAALEAANCPSDQVDALINVGVYRDANLVEPAVAALIQQAAEIGLEYRPGDVPCLSFDLMNGACGLVNAVGVAASLLADLPTGHVVVVSGDAHPSMSADAEFTFTPVGAALVLENSTTATGFGGVHVSAGDTLPDPQGYVTLSAMGTTGRSAMTVELGTSTGELVEHAAAAAREALAADDLDAAEVVLICGKPTPEFAAELAAELGAGTVVTDDLAGDAHTSALTAGYVTARAAGLTDRPLLFVAADGGPTAAAVTYRGPEVR, from the coding sequence ATGGGAATCATCATTTCTTCGGCCGTCACGCAGACCGGCGGCGTCAGCTCGGTGGGCCAGGCGGCCACGGCGGCACGGGCGGCGCTGGAGGCGGCGAACTGTCCGTCCGACCAGGTCGACGCGCTGATCAACGTCGGTGTCTATCGCGACGCGAACCTCGTGGAACCGGCGGTGGCCGCGCTCATCCAGCAGGCCGCCGAGATCGGCCTGGAGTACCGGCCCGGTGACGTGCCCTGCCTGTCGTTCGACCTGATGAACGGCGCCTGCGGCCTGGTGAACGCCGTCGGCGTCGCCGCGTCGCTGCTGGCCGACCTGCCCACCGGACACGTGGTCGTCGTCTCCGGTGACGCGCACCCGTCGATGAGCGCCGACGCCGAGTTCACCTTCACGCCCGTCGGCGCGGCGCTGGTGCTGGAGAACTCCACCACCGCCACCGGATTCGGCGGCGTACACGTGAGCGCCGGCGACACCCTGCCCGATCCACAGGGTTACGTCACGCTGTCGGCGATGGGCACGACCGGCCGTTCGGCCATGACGGTGGAACTGGGCACGAGCACCGGCGAACTCGTCGAGCACGCGGCCGCCGCGGCCAGGGAAGCCTTGGCCGCCGACGATCTCGACGCGGCCGAGGTGGTGCTGATCTGCGGCAAGCCGACGCCGGAGTTCGCCGCGGAGCTGGCCGCCGAACTCGGCGCGGGTACCGTCGTCACCGACGACCTCGCCGGCGACGCGCATACCTCGGCCCTGACCGCGGGCTATGTGACCGCCCGCGCGGCCGGACTGACCGATCGTCCGCTGCTGTTCGTCGCCGCCGACGGCGGTCCGACGGCCGCAGCGGTCACCTATCGCGGACCTGAGGTGCGGTAA
- a CDS encoding FAD-binding protein gives MSTRRSLSGWGRTAPTVAEVLRTSDIAVIAERVRTAGPRGVIARGLGRSYGDPAQNGGGLVIDMTALDRIHDIDPDSGIVAVDAGVSLDTLMRRALPYGLWIPVLPGTRQVTIGGAIGSDIHGKNHHSQGSFGNHVVSLDLLTADGSVRTLTPEGAESDLFWATVGGMGLTGIIIGARIRLKHTETAYFLVDNDRTRDLDETMELLTNGSDDGYDYSMSVPDTISTGAKLGRAGFSRGSLATVDQLPPKLRGKPLNFDAPQLFTVPDIFPNGMVNGTTTRIAAEAAHRMFPRQARGRIQNLTQFYHPLDLLGEWNRAYGRRGFLQYQFSMPYGADNQLAHAVQTIAESGHRSFLNVFKRMGASNPAPLSWPHPGYMLSLDFPIAPGLDRFCAELDDLVLAAGGRLYFAKDSRTTPETIAAMYPRLAEWRRVRDRVDPGRVFASDLSRRLQLVSG, from the coding sequence GTGAGCACCCGACGCAGCCTGAGCGGCTGGGGCCGAACAGCACCGACCGTCGCCGAGGTGCTGCGCACCTCCGACATCGCGGTGATCGCCGAACGCGTACGGACCGCCGGCCCACGCGGCGTCATCGCGCGCGGTCTCGGCCGCAGCTACGGCGACCCGGCCCAGAACGGCGGCGGCCTGGTGATCGACATGACCGCGCTGGACCGCATCCACGACATCGACCCCGACAGCGGGATCGTCGCCGTCGACGCCGGTGTCAGCCTGGACACCCTCATGCGCCGGGCGCTGCCGTACGGGCTGTGGATTCCCGTGCTCCCCGGCACCAGGCAGGTGACGATCGGTGGCGCCATCGGCTCGGACATCCATGGCAAGAACCATCATTCGCAGGGCAGCTTCGGCAACCACGTCGTGTCGCTCGACCTGCTCACCGCCGACGGCTCGGTCCGCACGCTGACGCCGGAAGGCGCCGAATCCGACCTGTTCTGGGCGACGGTCGGCGGCATGGGGCTGACCGGCATCATCATCGGAGCGCGAATCCGGTTGAAGCACACCGAGACCGCCTACTTCCTGGTGGACAACGACCGTACGCGCGATCTCGACGAGACCATGGAGCTGCTCACCAACGGATCCGACGACGGCTACGACTATTCGATGTCGGTGCCGGACACCATTTCCACCGGGGCCAAGCTCGGTCGCGCCGGATTCAGTCGCGGCTCGCTGGCGACGGTGGACCAACTCCCGCCGAAACTTCGGGGCAAACCGCTGAATTTCGACGCACCGCAATTGTTCACCGTGCCCGATATCTTTCCGAACGGGATGGTGAACGGTACGACCACGCGCATCGCCGCCGAGGCCGCGCATCGTATGTTCCCGCGCCAGGCTCGTGGCCGGATCCAGAATCTGACGCAGTTCTATCACCCACTGGATCTGCTCGGCGAATGGAACCGCGCCTACGGCAGGCGCGGATTTCTCCAGTACCAGTTCTCGATGCCCTACGGCGCCGACAACCAGCTCGCCCACGCCGTGCAGACCATCGCCGAATCGGGCCACCGCTCGTTCCTCAACGTCTTCAAGCGGATGGGGGCGAGCAACCCGGCGCCACTGTCCTGGCCGCACCCTGGATACATGCTGAGCTTGGACTTTCCTATTGCGCCCGGTCTCGACCGGTTCTGCGCCGAGCTCGACGACCTCGTCCTGGCGGCGGGCGGACGCCTCTATTTCGCCAAGGATTCGCGCACCACCCCGGAGACGATCGCGGCGATGTACCCGCGGTTGGCGGAATGGCGGCGGGTTCGGGATCGGGTGGATCCCGGGCGGGTGTTCGCCTCCGACCTGTCGCGCCGGCTCCAGCTCGTCTCGGGGTGA
- a CDS encoding cytochrome P450, with amino-acid sequence MLLLGRVARPIRRVPKLGWFVADPLVARQIYNDSTHFSIVAEGAAGHWWAQVIGDWVEDLFEGPGHTELRTKVRDLFTLTHTDALVQRVIGPDLRDLSDRLARGETVDIAARAQILVGRSVSDLVGMRPEDIAAAIGGDPTDDTDALFLRLFHHVEELVNLGFGTMASTTLDPVAVARAKELATRLAVNVPGAYARADPDTTLGRCRELGLDVEHAAGLAILMAVAGTDTLASAMTRMVAIMHDTGQHRALLAAPERLPDAVRETLRVTSPAYLVGRSVTADVRVGGRELRAGEHVKILTWTINNAVGEFSVHRDYVPETRQLWFGGGRHLCLGAQLVHSELTALLTALTADGRPWEIVERRYRRKVFIPTYETLRIRLAR; translated from the coding sequence GTGCTGCTGCTGGGCAGGGTGGCGCGCCCGATCCGCAGGGTGCCGAAACTGGGCTGGTTCGTGGCCGATCCGCTGGTCGCGCGCCAGATCTACAACGACAGCACGCACTTCAGCATCGTCGCCGAGGGCGCGGCCGGGCACTGGTGGGCACAGGTCATCGGCGACTGGGTGGAGGACCTGTTCGAAGGACCGGGCCACACCGAGCTGCGGACCAAGGTTCGTGACCTGTTCACCCTCACCCACACCGACGCCCTCGTGCAGCGCGTCATCGGTCCTGACCTGCGGGATCTCTCGGATCGGCTGGCACGGGGCGAGACCGTCGACATCGCCGCGCGGGCCCAGATCCTGGTCGGGCGCAGCGTGTCCGACCTGGTCGGCATGCGCCCCGAGGACATCGCCGCGGCCATCGGCGGTGACCCCACCGACGACACCGACGCGCTGTTCCTGCGCCTGTTCCACCACGTGGAAGAGCTGGTCAACCTGGGCTTCGGCACCATGGCCTCGACCACCCTCGACCCCGTCGCGGTGGCCCGTGCCAAAGAGCTGGCCACCCGTTTGGCTGTCAATGTCCCTGGCGCCTACGCGCGCGCCGACCCCGACACGACGCTCGGGCGCTGCCGGGAACTCGGGCTGGACGTGGAACACGCGGCCGGCCTGGCGATCCTGATGGCCGTCGCGGGCACCGACACCCTGGCCAGCGCGATGACCAGGATGGTCGCGATCATGCACGACACCGGTCAGCATCGGGCCCTGCTGGCCGCACCCGAACGGCTGCCCGACGCGGTGCGCGAGACCCTGCGGGTGACCAGTCCCGCCTATCTGGTCGGCCGGTCGGTGACCGCGGACGTGCGCGTCGGCGGGCGGGAACTGCGCGCCGGGGAGCACGTCAAGATCCTCACCTGGACGATCAACAACGCCGTCGGCGAGTTCTCCGTGCACCGCGACTACGTGCCGGAGACCCGGCAGCTGTGGTTCGGCGGCGGACGTCATCTGTGCCTGGGCGCGCAGCTGGTCCACTCCGAACTGACCGCGCTGCTCACCGCGCTCACCGCCGACGGCAGGCCGTGGGAGATCGTCGAGCGCCGGTATCGCCGGAAGGTGTTCATCCCCACCTACGAGACCTTGCGCATCCGGCTCGCGCGCTGA